A genome region from Coffea arabica cultivar ET-39 chromosome 7e, Coffea Arabica ET-39 HiFi, whole genome shotgun sequence includes the following:
- the LOC113701805 gene encoding fatty acid amide hydrolase isoform X2 → MGFLKDEGVVYKPVDSVDLGPDSKEVYLRANVKAPRMAGFLVKVFAWLLESRIFGALMLYILKRNNLIHKLVSFAELQESPLFVPLHPHEGHGEEEKCTKPDHLSPVEQVQLATDCLQTSEEMNKINPKLSFQRWTILDYSRRYMSQEVTPVMVAKKFIAAVIESSKPLRPMSFFIDFNPEDILQQATESTHRYERGEPISVLDGVLIAIKDEIDCLPYPTTGGTKWLHKVRPCIEDACCVKRLRSCGAILVGKTNMHELGAGTSGINPHYGTTRNPYDSSRIAGGSSSGSAAVVCAGLCPVALGVDGGGSVRMPAALCGVVGLKPTFGRIPHSGVLPLNWTVGMVGILTGTIEDALIVYGAISGPISSDQSAQVMPKVYFPLLKAPESRSDIKLAKYGEWFNDCTDDIRVCCSKALDKLFDLYGWKTIEVTMPEIEVMRLAHYLTIGSECSTSIACHLEKLDMAELGWDARVALSVYGAFNSREYLNAQMIRNRQLQFYMKIFAKADVIVTPTTGVTAYPIKDDALKTGELDYINGAALVRYQIAGNFLGLPAVTVPVGYDKSGLPIGLQFIGKPWSESLLIHVAFAMQAPCISDYRRPEIFYDLLSKD, encoded by the exons ATGGGATTTCTGAAAGATGAAGGCGTGGTTTACAAGCCCGTTGACAGTGTTGATCTTGGCCCTGACAGCAAGGAAGTTTATCTCCGAGCCAATGTTAAAG CACCTCGAATGGCTGGCTTTCTAGTTAAAGTTTTTGCTTGGCTCTTGGAGTCGAGAATTTTTGGAGCTCTTATGTTATACATCCTCAAGAGAAACAATCTGATTCATAAG CTAGTTTCATTTGCGGAGTTGCAAGAATCACCTCTTTTTGTGCCATTGCACCCTCATGAAG GGCATGgtgaagaagaaaaatgcacCAAGCCTGATCATCTTTCTCCTGTGGAACAAGTTCAATTGGCTACTGATTGTCTTCAAACTTCAGAGGAAATGAATAAAATTAATCCAAAACTTAGTTTTCAACGCTGGACAATACTGGATTATTCAAGAAGATATATGTCTCAAGAAGTAACTCCTGTCATG gTAGCAAAGAAGTTTATAGCAGCTGTGATTGAATCATCCAAGCCTTTACGACCTATGTCATTCTTTATTGATTTCAATCCTGAAGATATATTACAACAAGCTACCGAATCAACTCATCGGTATGAACGAG GTGAGCCAATATCTGTTCTAGATGGAGTTCTGATTGCCATTAAAGATGAAATAGATTGTCTACCATATCCAACCACAG GAGGTACAAAGTGGCTGCACAAAGTAAGACCGTGCATTGAAGATGCCTGCTGTGTTAAACGCCTAAGGTCATGTGGTGCCATTCTGGTCGGGAAAACAAACATGCATGAGCTTGGAGCTGGAACCAGTGGGATAAATCCTCATTATGG GACAACACGAAATCCATATGACAGCAGCAGAATTGCTGGTGGTTCTTCTAGTGGATCTGCTGCTGTGGTATGTGCAGGACTATGCCCTGTTGCTCTTGGTGTTGATGGAGGAG GATCCGTACGAATGCCGGCTGCTCTCTGCGGTGTTGTTGGTCTCAAGCCAACATTTGGACGTATACCACACTCGGG TGTTCTCCCTCTGAACTGGACAGTTGGGATGGTTGGGATACTAACTggtacaattgaagatgcactTATAGT GTATGGAGCTATCAGTGGCCCAATATCATCAGATCAATCTGCTCAAGTAATG CCTAAAGTATACTTTCCATTACTTAAGGCACCAGAGAGCAGATCTGACATCAAACTGGCAAAATATGGAGAG TGGTTCAATGACTGCACTGATGACATAAGAGTCTGCTGTTCAAAAGCTTTGGACAAATTATTTGATCTCTATGGTTGGAAG ACGATAGAGGTTACCATGCCAGAGATAGAGGTGATGCGTCTAGCACATTACTTGACCATTGGCTCTGAATGTAGTACTTCAATTGCTTGTCATCTGGAAAAGTT GGATATGGCAGAATTGGGATGGGATGCTAGGGTAGCACTTTCCGTCTATGGTGCCTTCAACAGCAGGGAGTACTTGAACGCCCAGATGATTAG GAACCGGCAGCTGCAGTTTTACATGAAAATATTTGCCAAGGCAGATGTCATAGTTACCCCGACAACTGG TGTAACAGCATATCCAATAAAGGATGATGCTTTGAAGACTGGAGAGTTGGATTACATAAATGGAG CTGCACTAGTTCGATATCAGATAGCAGGGAACTTTTTGGGATTGCCGGCAGTGACTGTTCCA GTTGGATATGATAAATCAGGATTGCCAATTGGTCTTCAATTCATCGGGAAGCCATGGTCCGAATCTCTGTTAATCCATGTAGCCTTCGCAATGCAA GCACCATGCATATCAGATTACAGAAGGCCAGAAATTTTCTATGATTTGCTAAGCAAGGATTAA
- the LOC113701805 gene encoding fatty acid amide hydrolase isoform X1: MGFLKDEGVVYKPVDSVDLGPDSKEVYLRANVKAPRMAGFLVKVFAWLLESRIFGALMLYILKRNNLIHKLVSFAELQESPLFVPLHPHEGHGEEEKCTKPDHLSPVEQVQLATDCLQTSEEMNKINPKLSFQRWTILDYSRRYMSQEVTPVMVAKKFIAAVIESSKPLRPMSFFIDFNPEDILQQATESTHRYERGEPISVLDGVLIAIKDEIDCLPYPTTGGTKWLHKVRPCIEDACCVKRLRSCGAILVGKTNMHELGAGTSGINPHYGTTRNPYDSSRIAGGSSSGSAAVVCAGLCPVALGVDGGGSVRMPAALCGVVGLKPTFGRIPHSGVLPLNWTVGMVGILTGTIEDALIVYGAISGPISSDQSAQVMVCGDITSHSDAEPKVYFPLLKAPESRSDIKLAKYGEWFNDCTDDIRVCCSKALDKLFDLYGWKTIEVTMPEIEVMRLAHYLTIGSECSTSIACHLEKLDMAELGWDARVALSVYGAFNSREYLNAQMIRNRQLQFYMKIFAKADVIVTPTTGVTAYPIKDDALKTGELDYINGAALVRYQIAGNFLGLPAVTVPVGYDKSGLPIGLQFIGKPWSESLLIHVAFAMQAPCISDYRRPEIFYDLLSKD; this comes from the exons ATGGGATTTCTGAAAGATGAAGGCGTGGTTTACAAGCCCGTTGACAGTGTTGATCTTGGCCCTGACAGCAAGGAAGTTTATCTCCGAGCCAATGTTAAAG CACCTCGAATGGCTGGCTTTCTAGTTAAAGTTTTTGCTTGGCTCTTGGAGTCGAGAATTTTTGGAGCTCTTATGTTATACATCCTCAAGAGAAACAATCTGATTCATAAG CTAGTTTCATTTGCGGAGTTGCAAGAATCACCTCTTTTTGTGCCATTGCACCCTCATGAAG GGCATGgtgaagaagaaaaatgcacCAAGCCTGATCATCTTTCTCCTGTGGAACAAGTTCAATTGGCTACTGATTGTCTTCAAACTTCAGAGGAAATGAATAAAATTAATCCAAAACTTAGTTTTCAACGCTGGACAATACTGGATTATTCAAGAAGATATATGTCTCAAGAAGTAACTCCTGTCATG gTAGCAAAGAAGTTTATAGCAGCTGTGATTGAATCATCCAAGCCTTTACGACCTATGTCATTCTTTATTGATTTCAATCCTGAAGATATATTACAACAAGCTACCGAATCAACTCATCGGTATGAACGAG GTGAGCCAATATCTGTTCTAGATGGAGTTCTGATTGCCATTAAAGATGAAATAGATTGTCTACCATATCCAACCACAG GAGGTACAAAGTGGCTGCACAAAGTAAGACCGTGCATTGAAGATGCCTGCTGTGTTAAACGCCTAAGGTCATGTGGTGCCATTCTGGTCGGGAAAACAAACATGCATGAGCTTGGAGCTGGAACCAGTGGGATAAATCCTCATTATGG GACAACACGAAATCCATATGACAGCAGCAGAATTGCTGGTGGTTCTTCTAGTGGATCTGCTGCTGTGGTATGTGCAGGACTATGCCCTGTTGCTCTTGGTGTTGATGGAGGAG GATCCGTACGAATGCCGGCTGCTCTCTGCGGTGTTGTTGGTCTCAAGCCAACATTTGGACGTATACCACACTCGGG TGTTCTCCCTCTGAACTGGACAGTTGGGATGGTTGGGATACTAACTggtacaattgaagatgcactTATAGT GTATGGAGCTATCAGTGGCCCAATATCATCAGATCAATCTGCTCAAGTAATGGTATGTGGAGATATTACTTCACATTCAGATGCGGAG CCTAAAGTATACTTTCCATTACTTAAGGCACCAGAGAGCAGATCTGACATCAAACTGGCAAAATATGGAGAG TGGTTCAATGACTGCACTGATGACATAAGAGTCTGCTGTTCAAAAGCTTTGGACAAATTATTTGATCTCTATGGTTGGAAG ACGATAGAGGTTACCATGCCAGAGATAGAGGTGATGCGTCTAGCACATTACTTGACCATTGGCTCTGAATGTAGTACTTCAATTGCTTGTCATCTGGAAAAGTT GGATATGGCAGAATTGGGATGGGATGCTAGGGTAGCACTTTCCGTCTATGGTGCCTTCAACAGCAGGGAGTACTTGAACGCCCAGATGATTAG GAACCGGCAGCTGCAGTTTTACATGAAAATATTTGCCAAGGCAGATGTCATAGTTACCCCGACAACTGG TGTAACAGCATATCCAATAAAGGATGATGCTTTGAAGACTGGAGAGTTGGATTACATAAATGGAG CTGCACTAGTTCGATATCAGATAGCAGGGAACTTTTTGGGATTGCCGGCAGTGACTGTTCCA GTTGGATATGATAAATCAGGATTGCCAATTGGTCTTCAATTCATCGGGAAGCCATGGTCCGAATCTCTGTTAATCCATGTAGCCTTCGCAATGCAA GCACCATGCATATCAGATTACAGAAGGCCAGAAATTTTCTATGATTTGCTAAGCAAGGATTAA